In Clostridia bacterium, the DNA window TCAATGCGCGGACGAGCAATGCTCGTCCCTACGCAGCGGCGTTCCGCCGCTTCGCTCAGGATGACAGACTCGAGGGGTCGGCCAGCTTTGCCGCGACGCGAAGTATCCTCAACGCGTCGGAGACGGTTATCTCGCCGTCGCCGTCGACGTCGCCGATGCGGAGCGCCTCGGGAGTCGCCTCCGCGAGCTTCGCCGCGATACGCAGCGCGCGGAGCGCGTCGGATACGGTTATCTCGCCGTCGTTATCCAGATCGCCCGCCGCCTGCTCCGGCTCACCGCCTTCGACGACCTCGCGCCAGAGCGAAACGCCGGTGGGTATTTCGGTTATCACCCAGATATAGTCCCCCGTATCGGGATCGACGAGGCACATACCTTCGCCGTCCGTCGCGCAGTCCTCTTCGTATATCCATTCGTCGCGCAGCGTGAACTTATAGTCGGTCGAACCGTCGAAGGTCATCGGGTGCATACCGTCGAAGAAGTTGACGCCGACGTCGCCGTTTTTGAGGAAGGTGAAGTTGAGCGCCCAATCCATACGCAGGCCGTCGAGATACATCTCGATCTCCTCCTCGTCCTCCATACCGGCGATCGTGTTCGCCACCTCGATCAGGGCGTAAGACTTATCCTCGAAGTGCAGCGGATTCGGGTATTCCCACGAATAGTCAGGCACAAAGGAGAAGCACCCCTCGACTTCGACGAGGTATTCGCATGAAGGATACTCCGCTTCGTCGTCGTACCGTTCGCTTATCTTCTCGCGCGCTTCCTCCTCGGTGGCGGGGGCGTCCTGAAGGTAAAACGCCGCGCCGCCGCTGCCGTAGACCGTGCGGAGCCCGCCCTCGAGCTCGAAGCTCTCGACGGGCGCGCTTATAAGCTCGGGCACGTCGTAGCCCCCGTCCGTCGCGGACGGACGCGCGATATCGAGCGCGAGGCCGGTCTCGTCGTTGATCAGCAGGTAGCGTCTGCCGGAGATGAGTTGAGTCACGTCCGTCACCTTCTCGTAGACGGGCGCGCGCCCGCCGCAGCGGAGGCAGACTCCGCTCTCCGCGTCGTAGCAGTGCCCGAGCGCCGGACAGGTGTAGAAGTCCCAGAAGCCGAAATGCTCCTCGTACCCGGTCCCGTCCTCCTCGTCGACGCGCGCGGCGTAGATATTCATATCCTCGTCGAGCATCAGCCCGCAGTCCTCGCATTCGTAGTGCGCCTTCCTGCCGTAAGCCGTGCAGGTCGGCTCCGCCGCGGGGATGAAGGTCTTGTGCTCGTGCTCGCAGACGCGCTGGTAAACGTAAAGCTCCCAGCCATCCGGGAAGCCGCTGTCGAGGTACGGGGTGCGCTCGCTGAGGACGAAGGCGCCGTTTCTGAAAAGCAGGTGCCATATCTGATCGCCGTAGGTGATCCCGTTATCGTAGTCGTAGTAGTAATGGACGAAGCGGTGGACGGCGCCGTTCTCCGCGAAGGCGCGCCACTCGTGGTTGCCTTCGCCGGTCTGCGTGCCGAAGCCGAAGCTCGCCGCGCCGGTCTCCGCGTTCTCTATATCCAGCGTCATCTCGCGGCCGTCACGGAGGAATATGCCCTCCCACTCGGCGATCCTCAACACCGCCGCGTCGCCGGAAAGCTCGCCGCCGTCCGGCTCGAGGAGGGACGCCGTCACGGCGCCGCCGTTTTCGTTGAGGGCGTAGTATCTGCCGCCCTCCTCCGCGACGACGATGAAGCTCTGCAGCGGGTCGTCCTCCTCGCCGCTGCCGTAGTAGCCGGCGCCGTGGTCGAGGCGGTAGCGCACGCCGCCCGAAACGAGGTATTCGGGCATCGCGTCCCGCGGCTGCGCGCTCACGCCGAACGCCGGCAGCGCGCCGAGCAGCATCGCGAGCGCGATGAATACGGATATGATTCGCTTTTTCATTTCGCATTTTCTCCTTTGGCGTATGATTCCTTCCTTATGACCACAGTATAGCACGGACGGCGCGCGAAGTCAACGGAGAAAGCGCAAACAGTCCCCCGCGCGTTCGCGAACGCGGGGGGCTGTCGTTACGTTATATCCGAAGCGCGGCGTCAGTATACCGTGACCGACGTTCCGGGCGTGACGGCGCGGAGGATCCTTATCATATCGTTCGCCTCTTTGATCACGTTTTATTCGGTCCGCAGCGCTTCGACGGGGTCCTTCTTCGCCGCGAGGCGCGACGGGATAAGTCCCGCGACGAGCGTCAGCAGCATGCTTACCGCGACGAGCGCGACCGCTCCGGCGGTCGGCAGCGCGGCGAGATGCGAGATATCCGTCAGCGATTTCAGTATGATATTCGCCGGTATCAGCAGCAGGAGCGTTATCAGTATGCCCATCATTCCGGCGGTGAAGCCGATGATGAGCGTTTCGGCGTTGAAGACGCGGGAGATATCCTTCTTCGACGCGCCGATGCTGCGCAGTATGCCTATCTCCTTCGTGCGCTCCAGCACGGAGATGTAGGTGATGACTCCGATCATTATCGAGGAGACGACGAGCGAGACGGAGACGAACGCGATGAGTATATAGCTGATGGCGTTGATTATCGTCGTCACCGAGGTCAGCAGCAGGCCGATATAGTCGGTGTAGCGTATCTCGTAGCCCTCGCCCATCTTCGCGTTATAATCCGCGATGACCGCCTCGATGGCGTCCTTCGACTCAAAATCCTTGGGATAGATATTTATCAGCGAGGGCGTGTCGAGGTCGACGCCGCCGATCTTGCGCATAACGCTCTCGTAGGTGTCGCCGGAGGCGGCGGAAAGCGCGGCGATCGCCGCGGCGCGTTCCTCGTCGGAAAGCGCGGCGAGATACGCCTGCTGCTCCTCGGGGAGCGTTGCGATATCGAATCTGCCGTTGGAGAACGCCATCCCGGTCAGCACGTTGGTCTCCGGATCGGCGCGCTGCGCCTTGACGATCTCGCTTTCGTTGACCTTGTTTATAAGGTGCTCCGTCAGCTCGTGGGTGTAGCCGACCATGCCGCCGCGAAGCATCGTGACGAGCGCGTTCTCGGCGGGGCGGATGATGCCGACGATCTTTATATCCTCGGCGTTTTCAAGCGCCTTCGCGACGAAGTCGCCGTCCGCGGACATATCCACCCAGCGGTCGCCGAACCGCGCGTAGTAATCGCAGTTGAGCATCAGCTTGAACTTCAGCCCGACGAGCTCGTCGTAGGAATACTCCTTCTCCTCGGTCTGCGGCATTTCGCCGCCGTTCATCAGCGCCTTGAACATCCGCTCGAGCTCGGCGGAGTCCTTCAGCCCGAGGGCGTAAAGCGTATAGTCGCTGACGCGGTTGTATTCGTCGACGACGATGACCGCCTCGTCGTACGCCTCCGGCATCCTGCCGGAGAGGACGTCGAACTGCTCGTTCATGAATTCGCGGTTGCCCATCATCTCGCGCCAGACGTTCGAATTCGACAGTCCGGAGGAGGCGAAGGGGTTGGTCTGCGCCATCGTGTTCATACCCATGAAGTCGAAGACGGCGGAGGGGTTGACGCGGGTGACGCCGCCCGCGCCGTCGGCGTTGTAGAGGTTGAGGTCTATATCGTAGGAATACTGGATATCCGTAGTCAGCTCGCCGAGGCCGCTTTCCCCGCCGTCGACGAACGCCTTGAAGGATTTAAGGTCGTTGGTCTGCACCTCGTTGAGCATAGTTTTGAGCATATCGCTCATCATATTCGAGGAATAGACGCGGTCGAGCGGTCGGTCGGCAGGCTTGCCGCGCGTTCCGCGCAGGCTCTCCAGCAGAGAGGCGACGTCCACCGACTGCTTCTCTATCGTTATCGGGTAGCCGGAAAGGGTATCCTTCTCGACGCGGTGGATGTAGTTCGTCGCGCCGTGGCTCATCGCGAGGATCAGCGATATGCCGATGATGCCGATGCTTCCGGCGAAGGAGGTCAGTATCGTGCGGCCGCGCTTCGTGAAGAGGTTTTTCAGCGAGAGCGAAAGCGCCGTGGCGAAGGACATCGAATGTGCCTTCGCGCGCTTTTTCTTCTCGCGGCGCGCCTTGCGGTCGGCCTTCGCCTCCGCTTTGGCTTCCGCCTTCAGCTCCGCTTCGGCGTCGAAGGGCGCGGTGTCGTCCGTTATGCGTCCGTCGAGCAGGCGGACGGTGCGGGTGGCGTACTTCTCCGCGAGCTCGGGGTTGTGGGTGACCATTATCACGAGGCGGTCTTCCGCGATCTCTTTGAGTATCTCCATAAGCTGGATGCCGGTCTCGGTATCAAGCGCGCCGGTCGGCTCGTCGGCGAGGATTATCTTCGGATCGTTGACGAGCGCGCGGGCGATGGCGACGCGCTGCATCTGGCCGCCGGAAAGCTGGTTCGGCTTCTTGCCGACCTGGTCGCCGAGCCCGACCTTCTCAAGCATCTTACGCGCGCGCTCGCGGCGCTCCGCCTTCGGCACGCCGGAAAGCGTCAGCGCGAGCTCGACGTTGGAAAGCACGCTCTGATGCGGGATGAGGTTGTAGCTCTGGAAAACGAAGCCGACGGAATGGTTGCGGTAGGAATCCCAGTCGAGATCGGCGTATTCCTTCGTGCTGACGCCGTCGATGAACAAATCGCCGTCGGTGTATTTATCGAGGCCGCCGATGATGTTCAGCATCGTCGTCTTGCCGCAGCCGGACGGGCCGAGCACCGCGACGAATTCGCTTTCGCGGAAGCTGACGCTGATCCCCTTCAGCGCCTCGACCGCGGATTCGCCCTCGTCGTAGACCTTTTTTATATTCTTCAGTTCGAGCATTGCCCTCACTCCTTTTCGGAACGATTATAGCGCGGGTTTGTTAACGATATGTTAAATTCCGCGGGTATTTCAGTAAAACTTAACCGCTTTTCGTTATTATTCTATTCTCCGGCGCGGCGTCTGTCAACACATTTTCATCTTGCATTATCAAAAAAATGAGATATAATAGTATTTGTAGAATTATGAGTTCCCGCAAGGAGGAATGAATATGACAGGAACACACACCAGAAAACGCGTTCGCGTGCGCAAAAAGCGCCTCGCGATAGCCGTCGTCGCGCTCATCGCGGTCGTCGCGCTGACAATCGGGCTGATCTCGATCATCTCCAACCGCCAGACGCTCGACGGCGCGGACGTGAAGGACGAGCTCTCGATAGTGAACAACATCGCGTCGATAACCCACACCGAGGAGCAGCGTTTTTACGACGTCCGCATCTTCAAGCCGGACTTCGACGCCAAGAAGATGCCCGACGGGATGAAGAAATACTACGAGGACACCGAGGCTGACTTCCGCGAGCAGCTTCAGGGACTTCTCGAGGAGAAGCGTCTCTCCAAAAAGGACAAGGCTACGCTGGATATGAGCTATGAAGCGGAAACCTTCCAGCAGTTCACCACCTACACGGTCAACGCGGACGTCCACGTCTGCGAGGACTGCGTCGCCAACGGCAGCTTCAGCCGCCGCTACGCCGTAGTCGACACCACCGGCGCAGAGTACGTCGCCGCCGATCTTTTCAAGGACGACTACGACTACAAGACCGTGCTCGCCGCCAAGATAGCCGCGAAGCTCGAGGATAAGGACGTCCTCGGCGCGCTCCTCGAGATCGAGGAGCCCTTCACCGACAACGTCTTCATGACGGGCGAAGGCCTCCGCGTCGAGTTCGACGAGCCTGTCGGCGCCTCCGTCAAGGCGGGCGACGCGGTCACGATCGAGTATAAGTATATCTACTACGGCCTCAACTTCGAGCTGCCGGACAAGTATAAGCCGCCGGAGCCGAACCCGATCGACCCGAAGAAGGAAAAGGTCGTCGCGCTCACCTTCGACGACGGCCCGAGCGGCACGGTAACTCCGAAGCTGCTCGACCTGCTCGACAAGTACGGCGCGAAGGCGACCTTCTTCGTCGTCGGCGACTTCGTCGAGGCGAACCCCGAGGTGCTCAAGGACGCGGCGGAGCGCGGCCACACCATCGGCCTTCACACCCTCCACCACGACTACAGCTGGGTAAAGAACACGCAGGGCGCGATTCAGAACCTGCAGGACGAAGAGGATATGATCTATGAGATCTGCGGCGTCAGGCCCTACCTCTTCAGACCGCCCGGAGGAATAATGAACGCCAAGCTGCTGCAGGCGCTCGCCAGGCCCGCGATAATCTGGGACGTCGACCCGCAGGACTGGAAATACAAGGACGCCGACCACGTCTATAACGAGGTCATGAACCAGGTCACGAGCGGCGACATCGTCCTCTCGCACGACCTCTACGAATCGACCTATCAGGCGTACGTCCGCATAATCCCCGCGCTGAAGGAGCGCGGCTACCGCTTCGTCACCGTCGACGAGCTGCTCGGCATCACCGATCCCTCGATAGAGGGCGCGTACGCGGGCGAGTTCATCTATTACCGCACCCTCGCCTCCAAGCTCCGCAAGGAAGGCAAGTTCGGCGAGTAAGAGTATGAAAGAAGACATCTGCACCATCCCGATAAGCGAAATATTCGACGACAGCGACGGCTGCCCCTTCTGCCGCCTGCGCAGGAAGCTCGAGGACCGCGCGCTGGACTACATCTCCGGCGCGGCGATGATGGAGCCGGATATCCGCATAAAGACGAACGAAAAGGGCTTCTGCGAGAAGCACTACGCCGGGCTCGTTTCAATAGGCAAGCGGCTGCCCGTCGCGCTGATGCTGCAGTCGCACTGCAACGAGATACGCTTTTCGCTCTTCGGCGGCTCCGCCTCCGCGAAGAAGAAGGCGGAGAAGGCGCGCGCCTTCCACGACGGCTGCTACGTCTGCGACAGCGTCGGCTTCAACTTCCGCAACCTGCTCGTGCAGTTCACGCGGATGTATAAGACGGAGGACGACTTCCGCAAGGCGTTCACGCTGCAGCCGCAGCTCTGCCTGCGGCACTACGCCGACCTGCTCGCCGTGGGCGAGAAGGAGCTGGACAAGCGCACCTTCGCGAAGCTCAGCGACGACTGCGACCTGATGCTCGCGCGCACGCTGAAAGAGGAGTACGACCGCATAAGCGCGTTCTGCAAGTCCTTCGACTACAACAGCGACGTCACGCCGGACGGCAGGGCGATAGAGAAAATGATCGACGTGCTTTAACGCCCCGAAAACGGCGGGAAAGGATAACGGCTTCCTAAGGATATGAGTAAAAACTGGATGCGGCTGGACAACGCCGCCTTGATCTTCCCCGCCATAAGCCATACGCGCTGGAGCAACGTCTTCCGCGTTTCCGCGACGCTGACCGAGCCGGTCGATCCGGAGCTGCTGCAGCGCGCGGCCGCGGACCTTATGCCGCGCTTTCCCTCTATGTACGTGCGGCTGAAGACCGGCGTCTTCTGGCACTACCTCGAGGCGCTGCCCGAGCCGCCGCGGGTGCGCGAGGACTTCGCCTTCCCGCTGACGCTGATGCAGAAGAAGGAGCTGAAGACCTGCTGCATACGCGTCATATATTTCAAAAACCGCATCGCCGTCGAGTTTTTCCACTCGCTGACCGACGGAACGGGCGGCATGATCTATCTGAAAACGCTGACCGCGCGCTATCTGAAGCTTAAATACGGCGCGGATATACCCGCGGAGGAG includes these proteins:
- a CDS encoding dockerin type I repeat-containing protein, translating into MKKRIISVFIALAMLLGALPAFGVSAQPRDAMPEYLVSGGVRYRLDHGAGYYGSGEEDDPLQSFIVVAEEGGRYYALNENGGAVTASLLEPDGGELSGDAAVLRIAEWEGIFLRDGREMTLDIENAETGAASFGFGTQTGEGNHEWRAFAENGAVHRFVHYYYDYDNGITYGDQIWHLLFRNGAFVLSERTPYLDSGFPDGWELYVYQRVCEHEHKTFIPAAEPTCTAYGRKAHYECEDCGLMLDEDMNIYAARVDEEDGTGYEEHFGFWDFYTCPALGHCYDAESGVCLRCGGRAPVYEKVTDVTQLISGRRYLLINDETGLALDIARPSATDGGYDVPELISAPVESFELEGGLRTVYGSGGAAFYLQDAPATEEEAREKISERYDDEAEYPSCEYLVEVEGCFSFVPDYSWEYPNPLHFEDKSYALIEVANTIAGMEDEEEIEMYLDGLRMDWALNFTFLKNGDVGVNFFDGMHPMTFDGSTDYKFTLRDEWIYEEDCATDGEGMCLVDPDTGDYIWVITEIPTGVSLWREVVEGGEPEQAAGDLDNDGEITVSDALRALRIAAKLAEATPEALRIGDVDGDGEITVSDALRILRVAAKLADPSSLSS
- a CDS encoding ABC transporter ATP-binding protein/permease yields the protein MLELKNIKKVYDEGESAVEALKGISVSFRESEFVAVLGPSGCGKTTMLNIIGGLDKYTDGDLFIDGVSTKEYADLDWDSYRNHSVGFVFQSYNLIPHQSVLSNVELALTLSGVPKAERRERARKMLEKVGLGDQVGKKPNQLSGGQMQRVAIARALVNDPKIILADEPTGALDTETGIQLMEILKEIAEDRLVIMVTHNPELAEKYATRTVRLLDGRITDDTAPFDAEAELKAEAKAEAKADRKARREKKKRAKAHSMSFATALSLSLKNLFTKRGRTILTSFAGSIGIIGISLILAMSHGATNYIHRVEKDTLSGYPITIEKQSVDVASLLESLRGTRGKPADRPLDRVYSSNMMSDMLKTMLNEVQTNDLKSFKAFVDGGESGLGELTTDIQYSYDIDLNLYNADGAGGVTRVNPSAVFDFMGMNTMAQTNPFASSGLSNSNVWREMMGNREFMNEQFDVLSGRMPEAYDEAVIVVDEYNRVSDYTLYALGLKDSAELERMFKALMNGGEMPQTEEKEYSYDELVGLKFKLMLNCDYYARFGDRWVDMSADGDFVAKALENAEDIKIVGIIRPAENALVTMLRGGMVGYTHELTEHLINKVNESEIVKAQRADPETNVLTGMAFSNGRFDIATLPEEQQAYLAALSDEERAAAIAALSAASGDTYESVMRKIGGVDLDTPSLINIYPKDFESKDAIEAVIADYNAKMGEGYEIRYTDYIGLLLTSVTTIINAISYILIAFVSVSLVVSSIMIGVITYISVLERTKEIGILRSIGASKKDISRVFNAETLIIGFTAGMMGILITLLLLIPANIILKSLTDISHLAALPTAGAVALVAVSMLLTLVAGLIPSRLAAKKDPVEALRTE
- a CDS encoding polysaccharide deacetylase family protein — encoded protein: MTGTHTRKRVRVRKKRLAIAVVALIAVVALTIGLISIISNRQTLDGADVKDELSIVNNIASITHTEEQRFYDVRIFKPDFDAKKMPDGMKKYYEDTEADFREQLQGLLEEKRLSKKDKATLDMSYEAETFQQFTTYTVNADVHVCEDCVANGSFSRRYAVVDTTGAEYVAADLFKDDYDYKTVLAAKIAAKLEDKDVLGALLEIEEPFTDNVFMTGEGLRVEFDEPVGASVKAGDAVTIEYKYIYYGLNFELPDKYKPPEPNPIDPKKEKVVALTFDDGPSGTVTPKLLDLLDKYGAKATFFVVGDFVEANPEVLKDAAERGHTIGLHTLHHDYSWVKNTQGAIQNLQDEEDMIYEICGVRPYLFRPPGGIMNAKLLQALARPAIIWDVDPQDWKYKDADHVYNEVMNQVTSGDIVLSHDLYESTYQAYVRIIPALKERGYRFVTVDELLGITDPSIEGAYAGEFIYYRTLASKLRKEGKFGE